A genome region from Haliotis asinina isolate JCU_RB_2024 chromosome 11, JCU_Hal_asi_v2, whole genome shotgun sequence includes the following:
- the LOC137256456 gene encoding serine/threonine-protein phosphatase 6 regulatory ankyrin repeat subunit A-like, which yields MLANHNIIICIFTDVNPPKHDADKQESFPNNPIHDACRKGDFKSVRFILSQGLVDINSRDWKRGRTPLMVAAKKGHCGIFSFLISKGANISQVDNDGKSILHWAYEGGHVGMVECLLPQYGLGRFVNGDAPNVAAYRGQRDVVELLVCMGKNVSQVDGRGLNALHWACKGGHVSTVKYLLSQGSVDINGRGTAGRTPLIIATACGQIHVVDFLLCMGANVSLVDGSRDNVLHYASRGGHVKMFKHILSKYSVDIDSRGRFGRTPLMNAVLGGSKYFFEELVRKGAVTRLADDRENTILHLASMNGHEWLVRYIISQNMIDINARNMYGETAAMIAKRNRKHHVFDFLVSRGCRMK from the coding sequence ATGCTAGCCAATCATAACATTATCATATGCATATTCACAGATGTGAATCCTCCAAAACATGATGCGGACAAGCAAGAATCATTTCCGAACAACCCAATTCACGATGCCTGCAGAAAGGGCGACTTTAAGAGCGTGAGATTCATCCTTTCCCAGGGTTTGGTCGACATCAACAGCAGAGACTGGAAGCGCGGAAGGACACCACTTATGGTGGCAGCAAAGAAGGGACACTGCGGAATATTTTCCTTTCTTATTAGCAAAGGAGCTAATATATCACAAGTGGATAATGATGGCAAGAGCATCCTGCACTGGGCATACGAGGGTGGACATGTCGGTATGGTAGAGTGTCTACTCCCACAGTACGGTCTTGGTCGTTTTGTCAATGGTGATGCGCCCAACGTGGCTGCTTACAGGGGACAGAGAGACGTTGTCGAGCTCCTGGTGTGTATGGGAAAAAATGTGTCACAAGTGGATGGTCGTGGCCTCAACGCTCTGCACTGGGCTTGCAAAGGCGGACATGTAAGTACAGTGAAGTATCTGCTCTCACAAGGCAGTGTGGATATTAACGGAAGAGGAACGGCTGGTCGCACCCCTTTGATAATAGCCACTGCATGTGGACAAATACACGTTGTTGATTTCCTCTTGTGTATGGGAGCTAATGTGTCACTCGTGGACGGTAGCCGGGACAACGTATTACATTATGCGTCACGTGGAGGACACGTGAAGATGTTTAAGCATATCCTATCCAAATACTCGGTGGACATTGACAGTAGAGGAAGATTCGGAAGAACACCATTGATGAACGCAGTGCTTGGGGGaagtaaatatttttttgaGGAACTAGTGAGGAAAGGTGCTGTCACTCGCTTAGCCGATGACAGAGAAAATACCATACTTCATCTGGCCTCAATGAATGGACATGAATGGCTTGTGAGGTATATCATCTCACAGAACATGATCGACATTAACGCCAGGAACATGTATGGGGAAACAGCAGCCATGATAGCAAAGCGGAACAGAAAACATCACGTGTTTGACTTTCTTGTCTCGCGTGGCTGTAGAATGAAATAA